Within Spinacia oleracea cultivar Varoflay chromosome 4, BTI_SOV_V1, whole genome shotgun sequence, the genomic segment caagaagccatgcaatctgaattagactccatgtctgaaaaccaagtatgggatttggtcgatttgccagatggctaccaagccattggaagcaaatgggttttcaaactgaaaaggacaaggatgggaaacttgaagttttcaaagctagattggttgcaaaaggttacaggcaagtccacggtgtggattacgatgaaaccttttcgccagttgcaatgctaaagtctattcggataatgttagcaatcgctgcatattacgattacgaaatatggcagatggatgtcaaaactgctttcttaaacggcgttttaacagaaactgtgtttatgacacagcctgaaggttttgaggattcaaagaatgctaaaaaggtatgcaagctaaagaaatcaatctacggattgaagcaggcatccaggagctggaatatacgttttgatgaagcagtcagtgactttggtttcatcaagaacgcagacgaatcttgtgtatacaagaaggtcagtgggagcaaaattgctttcctagtattatatgtcgacgacatattacttatcggaaatgacattcctatgttgaactctgtcaagatttggcttgggaaatgtttttcgatgaaggatctaggagaagcacagtacatattgggtatcaagatttacagagatagatctaaagagatgattggacttagtcaaagcacttatatcaataaggtgcttgataggttcaagatggcggactccaagcgaggctacctacccatgtctcatggaatgactctaagcaagactcagtgcccaaaaacacttgatgagcgtagacgaatgaatgggattccatatgcatcattgattggttcaataatgtatgctatgatatgtacacgcccggatgttgcgtacgcactcagtgctacgagcagataccagtcagacccaggagaggcgcattggactgctgccaagaacattctgaagtacctgaaaaggcacaaagatgacttcctggtctatggtggagatgatgaattaattgttaaaggctatacggacgcaagtttccaaaccgacaaagatgattttagatcacagtctgggtttgtcttctgcctcaacggaggagcagtaagctggaaaagtgctaagcaaagcaccattgcggattctacaactgaagcggagtacattgctgcacatgaagcagcaaaggaagctatatggctaaggaagttcataggtgaactcggtgtagtcccctccattaaaggaccaatagccctgtattgtgataataacggagctattgcacaggcaaaagagcctagacaccaccagagagtcaagcatgtacttcgtagatttcaccttctacgagagttcgttgaaagaaaagaagtcgagataagcaaaattggaactgatgacaacatatcagatccattaactaaacctctgccgcaagcgaagcacaactcgcacactgcagctatgggaatgaagcatattggagaatggctttgatgtctctgtttaatgttttaaagttttagagtttaaatctttgtaaaacattattggttaatcattcacaataaatgaaaagaattcatttttccatttaatttgtggtttattaaatgatgagtcccttcaatttgacgatatattcaagatagactgtcaggaccagtcctgtgactaagaaatgtctatcaagtgaacttgaatgtcaaaggttgaaaatggtccctaatcggagttttctataaaattggacgcataaaaaacgttagacgattagaatgcaagatgactagtagttctgtttcttgaactatgtggacatggcaatgtcataatcatttgcatagatacttactttgggaagactagtatcggacaagacctatgaaattttactgtaagagatgaaagtctgtcataagtaaatttcattaaattattagacactaaatcctcaatacctgagtgatttgagattacttgtttgagaactggttgctttgacgttgaccaaccgtcgcaccgtaaaaggaggctataaaggcaacgctcaggtaatcacctatcaaacgaagtctaatctcaagatcgcaagattgggattgtcctcccataaatcgggatgagatgcttaaaagttgtacaaggccactcggagagctagaaactgtgaaatgcatggccgtgctcggatgaatcataggctatgattatctgtttatttgatcagttgaactctgaaaccgaggaacacctctggacataataaggatgacaactcttaccttatgttcaagagcaagcatcgagcgacaaaggaattaggaaatgcacacttgtccctaaggacaagtgggagactgaaggaaataattcccttggtccaagtatgcattctatgataagtctaataaatgcgtttcagtattaattaacaagttaataattcagtgagatcaagtgagctgaatgcctagctagaggtcgcttcagttcaagtggaattaatgatattaatccacagcttactcttgactgaacccgtaggatcacacaaatagtacgtaaacggatcaagtatttaatggcattaaatactctatctatggatattcggaaccgacggatcttggtttcagtgggagctgagatcgtcacaggcaagaaatgaatactccggaaacgatgatattaccggaaacggaaatatggatcgtatcggaaatataaatattatccaagtcgtagatgttgccggaaacggaaacatggtacgtatcggaaaatattatcggaaatggaaatattaccagaatcggaaatattgccggaaacggaaatattgtcagaatcggaaatattaccggaatcggaaaataattccggaaacggaaatattaaatatttgttcgaaacggaaattaattccggaatcggaaatgttaaatattgttcgtatcggaaatgaattccggaatcggaaatttaatcggaagcgtatcgtacgaataagcatcggacgaggcctgccggacgaggcccagcacgaagccaggccatcgcccagcaagccaagcgcgccgcacaaacagccacgccaggcccagcgcaaggccaggcccagcaggccgtggcagcgcgcgcagcgcgcgcgggagctgcgtgggcttgcagctcgcaggcctcgctgcgtgggctgctgctcgtgcgcacgcatgggcggcccatcgtggctgccgtgtgtgcgtgtgtaagtgtttgtgttcgtgcacgtttcctaaaacgtgcagagttcggttaatgattaaattcctaattctatttgataaattaattaaattagagttcttgtagaattctaggtttaattaatttgtatctgaataggattccaattccctttccatacccctataaatatgtggcctgggttcacaatttataacgagttttcaaaagtattcaaagtgagtttttgagagaaaaatccagccacacatcttgctcaaaagtgccgaaaattctagtaccttaagggcgattctagttggtcaatcttaaggcggatccggacgtgctgtggactatctacggagggacgacacttggagtcctaaagacttgttcttgttcggttcgggcgcagctagggagggcacgcaacaaagagtatgcatctaaattatgctatatgattatgtgtaaataatatgtaatcctgggttaatggttgtttccgcatgatttatgtaatatcatatgtatcataacctaacatctcctgggtctgactggtatctgctcgtagcattgagtgcgtacgcaacatccgggcgtgtacatatcataacatacattattgaaccaatcaatgatgcatatggaatcccattcattcgtctacgctcatcaagtgtttttgggcactgagtctttcttagagtcattccatgagacatgggtaggtagcctcgcttggagtctgccatcttgaacctatcaagtactttattgatataagtgctttgactaagtccaatcatccttttagatctatctctgtaaatcttgatgcccaatatgtattgtgcttctcctagatccttcatcgaaaaacatttcccaagccaaatcttggcagagttcaacataggaatgtcatttccgataagtaatatgtcatcgacatataatactaggaaagaaatttttctcccactgaccttcttgtatacacaagattcgtctgcgttcttgatgaaaccaaagtcactaactgtttcatcaaaacgtatattccagctcctggatgcctacttcaatccgtagattgatttctttagcttgcatacctttttggcattctttggatcctcaaaaccttcaggctttAGACGTTtgagaaagcggttttgacatccatctgccatatttcgtaatcgtaatatgcggcgattgctaacattatccgaatagactttagcattgcaactggtgaaaaggtttcatcgtaatccacaccgtggacttgcctgtaaccttttgcaaccaatctagctttgaaaacttcaagtttcccatcattgtcctttttcagtttgaaaacccatttgcttccaatggcttggtagccatctggcaaatcgaccaaatcccatacttggttttctgacttggagtctaatttagattgcatggcttcttgccattgcttggagctagggctcgtcataccttgcttgtaagtcgcaggttcatcactttcaagtaatagaacatcatagctctcgttcgtcaaaatacctaagtacctttccggttgagatctatatctctgcgatctacgcggggttacatctctagattgaacatgattctcaccatatacttctaaagatctatgagtttcatcttgaatgtcatcttgagcattctctagagtttgttgttcgactcgaatttcttcgaggtctacttttctcccacttgtcattttggaaatgtgattcttttccaaaaagataccatctggAGCAACAAaaaccttgttctcagatgtattgtagaagtaatacccctttgtttcctttggatagcccacaaggatacatttgtcagattttggatgaagtttgtctgaaattaatcgcttgacgtatacttcacatccccaaatcttaagaaattaaaagacacatttggaggctttccaaaccataactcatatggagtcttttcaacagctttagacggagctctatttatagtgagtgcaactgtatttagtgcatgtccccaaaattctattggaagttcggcctgacccatcattgacctaaccatgtctagcaaggttctgttcctccgttccgacacaccgttccattgtggtgttccaggaggagccaattctgatagaattccacattctttcagatggtcgtcaaattcatagctcagatattcaccgcctctatcagaccgcagtgctttaatattcttgcctaattgattctctacttcactctgaaattccttgaatttgtcaaaggattcagacttatgcttcattaggtagacataaccatatctactgaagtcatcagtgaaagtgataaagtagttgaaaccacccctatcatttgtactcattggtccacatacatctgtatggattaaactcaatagttcagttgctctttctccaactttagagaaaggttgctttgtcattttgccaagtaaacatgattcgcacttaccataatcctctaagtcaaatggttctagaattccttcattttgaagtctttccatgcgtttcaagttaatatggcctaatcgacaatgccacagataggtgagatctgaatcattctttttggcctttttggtatttatgttataaacttgtttgtcgtgatctaataaataaagtccattactaatctagcagatccataaaacatctctttaaaataaaacgaacaactattgtcctttattaaaaaggaaaatcccttagcatctaagcaagaaacagaaatgatgtttttagtaagacttggaacatggaaacactcttccagttccaaaactagcccagagggcaacgacaaataataagttcctacagctaatgcagcaatccgtgctccatttcccactcgtaggtcgacttcacccttgcttaactttatacttcttcttagtccctgtggattggaacataagtgtgagccacaacctgtatctaatacccaagaagttgaattagcaagtatacagtctataacgaaaatacctgaagatggaatgactgttccgttcttctgatcttcctttagctttggacattctcttttgtaatggcctattccatcacaataaagacagcttgatgtggacttgtcctgctttgatttagcattgcccttggactttccacttttcttaaacggtctccctttagccttgagtaaatctttggcttcacagtccagtattatctcagcctttctgacaaggtgaacaaattctgcaactgtttcttctcttggttcacttaggtatagttgcttgaagcgaccaaacccactgtgcagtgaattgagcaagatagagactgccatcctttcgcttattggtgttcctagcagacttaggcgatcgaaatatgaaagcataagatccacatggaaccttagtgggacgcctaccctttgtttagtgtgaaggagctgaacatgtgtttcttggacttccatcctataacacctgttgagagaactaacctttagaccagacattgattcaatcaactcatggacgttcaggtccctgtcctccatgcttccacgacagatatccctcagattcttgatgagcgtaaaaggttcataagctacaaatcttctagcccattcatcagggatattgttcagcataagactcataacctttttgagatccgcatcccaggcggaacatctttcaggggtcatgtctctggcatagtagcttggcataggatgtaacagtacatactcaagtccaatgagtctgactatttcaactagcttagcttcccattcaagaaaatttgttaggttcagcttgaccataagctcagaacccatgatgatgttttgattgttgtttgccatagttaaaactacaattgaaaagaataaacaaataaataatcattcacagtttctcttaataaacttaaattctagcatacatgcataattcaatgttcattaaacattttattcaagttatgtgttccggcaggtgtgaataaaatgattccaagatcctaaaacccattgaagaattaagcacattacgtatttagactcaattctaaaatcttttaggtaagcaaaaaccttttgctaatagtctagaaactactcttggttgataggtacgtctaagaacttattaggtaaacctatcgattttacCACGACATAAAtgaactccttacttatatcgttgagtttcaccaaaactaacatgtactcacaattatttgtgtaccttacccctttaggaccaataagtaacacctggccgagcgaaaactattactagattgatgtaaaggatatccaagcaagtgtttacTTTGGCattgcaccttttaactcaatttttaagtttggaacttaaggtttttactatgttggttagattttaagtgaactaaaatccttaatcatgcaacataatcaagccacaatctcatgcataattaagacatattgaaagcaataaataacttaaagcatgcataagataaatgtgatctagtatggcccgacttcatcttgaagcttcaacttcaaagtccgtgtcgaaaatggaaacttcgtcttgaatttcaccgtgggaggcgccattttcttcaaataggataagctataattaaattaattacaactatttgatggtacgcagaccatatttaaattgaaaaacaaatttggtgcattagaccaattacattcaaattaatggtgcgcataccatattttctatcctatttgggccatactagtcactccataacctgcaaaacagtacatatacaatatataccattcacccattcattatcatgaatgacccacatagctggttagtaaaacacgttatgcatcttataaatatttgcagcaattaattaagggcaccaataatctaccaattattcagtccttattaattctaatcaagttgtttaaccttaaaggatttgtagacctaatcaagagtttatgactaaaaatgctcccacttaaaccaataaattcatatgctttactaattttaaacataaaaatgtatttttagtctaaccggaaacatacaaatttaattaaaatttaaagctcatataaatttataatcgaatccattaatttaatttatttcggtTGAATtgaacgaatttaaattaattcaagatttaattttagtaaaataattagtataaataaaatttataataattataatattcaaaattaaaatccaagaaaacaatttaaaattacgaattttaaaattaattaaaatcgtttccgaactgaaaattaaaaattaaattcaaagcgcatcaatcgggtcaagacgaggccatgggctcgcgcccatgccccgtcgagtccacgaggcagcatcgcccctcacgagtgatcgcatagcaaggcacgagcagctgccacgcgcaaacgcagcaagccgagccacgcttgcgcgcagcatcgctcgctgcttcgtagcgcagcagttgcttggcgaggctgggcgaggcagcgctcgttgctgcgaggcacccctcgctgcccgcgcgcgcgcctgccattctcgctcgccttgcttcttcgcccacccgcccatgcatcatcgtagcactcgacgcaaggcagggctgctgcgttgtgctcgcgtgctattcgccttgctcgttgcattcgtaccgcatgggcgacgagctcccttgctcgtcgtcacatgcccgcactatacaacaccacttaagggtaacacgtagcttccattgctttgtgcgtgcaagttttacgagcgaattgcataaaaatttaaacttttatttccaaaattagtgacaaattaataaatcatattaatttcataattttagggcgaaaatcgaaaatttattaattaattaatttccgattaacatggattcaaatctaggtcataaaaaattaaattttaacacaaaataacaattttatggtggtttttaatcattggtacctaattaaattattaattaattatgaaaatcaaatcaattctaaattattcgaatttcaacaaattaatcataattacaaattaggttgtataattaacaaggctaggcattcaaacttgttaaacatatacagtaggtcaatcaaagattcaagatttatcaacaagaatcgcaaatatttaacttaacatcttaaatttacaaacttttgcgt encodes:
- the LOC130459893 gene encoding uncharacterized protein, translated to MANNNQNIIMGSELMVKLNLTNFLEWEAKLVEIVRLIGLEYVLLHPMPSYYARDMTPERCSAWDADLKKVMSLMLNNIPDEWARRFVAYEPFTLIKNLRDICRGSMEDRDLNVHELIESMSGLKVSSLNRCYRMEVQETHVQLLHTKQRVGVPLRFHVDLMLSYFDRLSLLGTPISERMAVSILLNSLHSGFGRFKQLYLSEPREETVAEFVHLVRKAEIILDCEAKDLLKAKGRPFKKSGKSKGNAKSKQDKSTSSCLYCDGIGHYKRECPKLKEDQKNGTVIPSSGTKKKYKVKQG